From one Triticum aestivum cultivar Chinese Spring chromosome 4B, IWGSC CS RefSeq v2.1, whole genome shotgun sequence genomic stretch:
- the LOC123089214 gene encoding uncharacterized protein: protein MGNFILHVAVVWTLLLLAGRGTNAARVRFHRSSSETSLLEVQGLLGQVSPSLHTESSSVMISYLADHLTKASDQGYYDFVATMDVYGFNLSTEQSTSASVHLFDTVNGAEASLNVIQIGWEVDPKKYGDSHTHLGVLWTADGFQKTGCRNADCAVGFQPEKGAPIAPGGVIKPVSQPMGLRQTITVKIIKEGIMGDWLVYYGLNEENLTLLVRFPKSLFNGGMANRAAGIQFGGQVLSPATALAPMGSGYRPMVDVMASASMSNIQLIDQNGRASPMTDNSLIYMSDSHVYPATPIVKGQFFYGGPMKPSNLPDWGRGLPRATSFLGNQWWFVTLLVGYCLIVH, encoded by the exons ATGGGTAATTTTATTCTTCACGTTGCCGTCGTTTGGACGCTGCTGCTTTTGGCCGGCCGTGGGACCAATGCTGCCCGG GTGAGATTCCATAGGTCCAGCAGCGAAACTAGTTTGTTGGAGGTTCAAGGATTGCTCGGCCAGGTTTCACCATCACTCCATACTGAATCTAGCTCCGTGATGATAAGCTAT CTTGCGGACCACCTGACAAAAGCATCAGATCAGGGTTACTATGATTTCGTCGCCACGATGGACGTGTACGGCTTCAACCTGAGCACTGAGCAGTCCACTTCGGCCTCTGTTCACCTCTTCGACACGGTGAACGGCGCGGAGGCCAGCCTGAACGTAATTCAGATCGGCTGGGAG GTTGACCCCAAGAAGTACGGCGATTCACACACCCATCTAGGTGTTCTGTGGACG GCGGATGGATTTCAGAAAACCGGTTGCCGTAATGCCGATTGCGCTGTAGGTTTTCAGCCGGAGAAGGGTGCACCCATAGCTCCAGGAGGCGTGATTAAGCCTGTCTCCCAGCCCATGGGACTCAGACAGACCATCACAGTTAAAATTATTAAG GAGGGCATAATGGGAGACTGGCTTGTGTATTACGGGCTGAATGAGGAGAACCTCACCTTGCTTGTACGTTTTCCTAAATCACTATTTAATGGAGGGATGGCCAATCGAGCGGCAGGCATCCAGTTTGGTGGACAAGTTTTAAGCCCGGCGACAGCTTTGGCTCCGATGGGGAGTGGCTATCGCCCCATGGTTGATGTGATGGCCTCCGCTTCGATGAGCAATATCCAGTTGATTGACCAAAACGGACGTGCCTCACCAATGACAGACAACTCGCTCATATACATGAGTGATTCACATGTCTATCCCGCCACTCCCATTGTAAAGGGGCAATTTTTCTATGGGGGGCCCATGAAACCATCCAACTTACCCGATTGGGGGCGTGGCTTGCCTCGTGCCACCTCGTTTCTAGGAAACCAGTGGTGGTTTGTCACTCTGTTAGTGGGATATTGTTTGATAGTACATTAG